A window of the Hippoglossus stenolepis isolate QCI-W04-F060 chromosome 8, HSTE1.2, whole genome shotgun sequence genome harbors these coding sequences:
- the tpbgb gene encoding trophoblast glycoprotein b — protein sequence MRPLSTSRGCNRGGAHKSGMMHLLVLLALTLSCHCCPDRCLCSSQTVKCQNQDLDAIPSSFPTNTKILFVTGNNISDISMNSFPSGLDMLTDLYLSGNELESVGAMVFDNLPNLVRLDLSNNNIQTFSERALPVENNLEVLNLSRSFHNHSSMDAVLSVLQSGNLLMLKVLDLSNNDLVILPDDTFSSLSNLVNISLQNSSIISVLNGTLKVPPLRDLDLRDNSLRVLPTTTLAEFSLKPDLSLWLAGNPWRCDCFIEEMLLWLKNSTQVMDVQNLTCADPEALRHQPLLQVELSQLKCLGEMEGVLETSYVFLGLVLALIGVIFLLVLYLNRKGIKRWIYNIRDACRDHMEGYHYRYEINSDPRLANLSINSDV from the coding sequence ATGCGCCCGTTGAGCACGTCGCGGGGATGTAACCGAGGAGGAGCGCACAAGTCCGGTATGATGCATTTACTTGTCCTCCTCGCACTCACACTGTCCTGTCACTGCTGTCCGGACAGATGCTTGTGCTCCTCACAAACTGTGAAATGCCAAAACCAGGACTTGGACGCGATTCCTAGTTCTTTTCCCACTAATACCAAAATTCTTTTTGTGACGGGAAACAACATCTCCGACATCAGCATGAACTCTTTCCCCAGCGGTCTGGACATGTTAACAGACCTCTATCTCAGTGGGAATGAGCTGGAGTCAGTGGGTGCTATGGTGTTTGACAACTTGCCAAACCTTGTGCGACTGGAcctgagcaacaacaacatccagACTTTCAGTGAAAGAGCTTTACCTGTTGAGAATAACCTGGAGGTCCTGAACCTCAGCAGGTCTTTTCACAATCATTCCTCCATGGATGCGGTCCTGAGTGTCCTGCAGAGTGGGAATCTCCTCATGCTCAAAGTCTTGGACCTGTCCAACAATGACCTTGTGATTCTTCCGGACGACACATTCAGCAGCCTCTCCAACCTGGTCAACATCAGCCTGCAGAACAGCTCCATCATCTCCGTCCTGAACGGGACCCTGAAGGTGCCCCCACTGCGTGACCTTGACCTGAGAGACAACAGCCTGAGGGTTCTGCCAACCACCACCCTGGCAGAGTTCAGCCTGAAGCCTGATCTGAGCCTCTGGCTGGCGGGGAACCCCTGGCGCTGCGACTGCTTCATTGAGGAgatgttgctgtggttgaaaAACTCCACTCAGGTAATGGACGTGCAGAACCTCACCTGCGCCGACCCTGAGGCCCTGAGGCACCAGCCACTCCTTCAGGTAGAGCTGTCGCAGCTGAAATGTTTGGGCGAGATGGAGGGTGTGCTGGAGACTTCTTATGTTTTCTTGGGGTTGGTGCTAGCACTGATCGGCGTCATATTCCTTCTGGTGCTCTACCTGAACAGAAAGGGCATCAAGCGTTGGATTTACAACATCCGGGATGCTTGTAGGGACCATATGGAGGGGTACCATTACAGGTATGAGATAAACTCTGACCCACGTTTGGCCAACCTGAGCATCAATTCAGATGTGTGA